A DNA window from Calliphora vicina chromosome 1, idCalVici1.1, whole genome shotgun sequence contains the following coding sequences:
- the LOC135950405 gene encoding uncharacterized protein LOC135950405, with protein MKNLNTTTTIPVLKSQTNTVNKQLTKNSESLNVFNTKQTTINNDGTLKCTIPKKKISTLKSPVLPGMLRYVSINKRNLSPQNNGTSVKKQKIVDYPLIGNRFALLREDNNKSIKDGAYEKQSLKPPPIYLRDPSSNNCFKTFVEHFGKNNFHIVPIRKGDVQETKIVVYTEDFYRKISQYLNDNKKNFYTYQLISSKGLTVVINNH; from the coding sequence atgaaaaatttaaatacaacaacaactataccaGTTTTAAAGTCACAAACAAATACTGTTAATAAACAACTAACAAAGAATAGTGagagtttgaatgtttttaacactaaacaaacaacaataaataatgaTGGTACACTGAAGTGTACTATACCAAAGAAAAAGATAAGTACATTGAAATCACCAGTACtaccaggtatgcttagatatgtaagtattaataaaagaaatttaagtccCCAAAATAATGGAACGTCTGTCAAGAAACAGAAGATTGTTGATTATCCCTTGATAGGCAATCGTTTCGCACTCTTGAGGGAGGATAATAATAAGAGTATAAAAGATGGTGCTTACGAAAAGCAATCATTAAAGCCACCACCAATATATCTGCGTGACCCCAGCTCGAATAATtgtttcaaaacatttgttgaacactttggaaaaaataatttccatattgtTCCTATAAGAAAAGGCGATGTGCAAGAGACGAAAATAGTCGTATACACTgaggatttttatagaaaaatctctcaatacctaaatgataataaaaagaatttttataccTATCAACTGATAAGTAGTAAAGGGTTGACAGTTGTCATTAATAACCATTGA
- the LOC135950394 gene encoding uncharacterized protein LOC135950394 produces MGSQICTRFDHESDNLMSVCSKFSSIGCDDLTESLLETKLQTLEEDWQSLANEGVYLADEGVVNVKFKEDAKSKFEICRDRYQETKAEMMDFIKISKASAENAKRESGPAHSSAIDPSSYYPMNITYEAPDMGISVPPCDAPDFHGSYEEWPSFRDMFSAVYISKVRMPDVQKLLYLRRKAKGEASSIVNKYPLTNEGFSLAWSALRARNSTVNAFHAEPVNIVNDQIKENSVSSEESCDPGSSRQAMRTNTHLSVNQDEILLPTALVQILHCGEPFTIRALIDSGSKRSFLTRRITKRLNMKTENANFEICGLGGTVVANADKVSTITLYDKQHDFKLNASVIIVSNLTNLMPSSTISISDLSEINDLKLADPNFLLSPQIDMLLGSDIIPHIALDGLKKNILGNLIAQNSIYGWYIYGPLKLHTISLTAIDHIPKENEAENISSILKKFWELEEIPHMKPHSEADHFCEILYNETTYRQPDGSYVVKLPFKSEFPKAVFLQSSRYIAKKQYLHIESKLEKNKGLMEVYSDILNEYISLGHMKKSSSQEIYNDGKFFSYYLPHHAVFRPESASTKVRVVFNGSRKTKGSFSLNDVLHVGPTLQADLMTIILNWRLYKYVFNGDIEKMYRQILVHESDRPYQRILFRRTNSSPIEDFELTTVTFSIGCAPYLAIRTLLQLASDSEKDSPMSSRILRKETYVDDILSGGHSLSSAMEAQKQLIYTLKSTGFPLKKITANHPDLLAQISSDNLLDAEFLKLYDSSSTKTLGIRWNAISDSFSYKVQELPFNSSATKRQILSTIAKLFDPAGWLTPIIIQAKILLQELWQDGVGWDDNVKPQFLAKCNIFTDSLSTIESITIPRWINYHPQHNIQIHGFCDASEQNIFTDSLSTIESITIPRWINYHPQHNIQIHGFCDASEQAYCATLYVVSENSGVRYSHLLAAKSKVAPLQRISLPRLELCGALLLSKLVRRTLLNLPFNSPTLYLWSDSTIVLAWLQKPPAVWKSYVANRTTQIIENVGNAIWNHVPTDHNPADLGTRGCKPQDLVANPLWWHGPKWLLDSRDHWPESNVLPEVIHERRQIDVYSLIPADHNLIDKFSSLPRALAVLAYVLRFINATRNKGTKAQYSSWTLSHAELNASKIMLIKLTQKIYYTSEYHQLLDSKSISRKSSLLTLNPFLDSTGVMRVNGRLANSSLTYDERYPIIIPNSSNFCKIFLDFTHKTLMHADISLMMNALRSQFYIPGLKRAVKKCVHHCLICVRYKQQVKSQIMAALPIERCSFSLPFTYTGVDFAGPFQIKSGNVRNSPYLKGYACVFVCFSTKAIHLEACSSLSSDAFLAAFARFIARRGLPKCIMSDNGTNFIGASRSLRKEYSLFLKRSSKSITEKYAILGFDWKFIPPSAPHMGGLWEAGVKSFKLHFKKVTGAQKFNFEEFSTLLARIESVLNSRPISPMSEDPEDLQALTPGHFLRGAPLLFAPELPADNISIINRWERLKAFHHRFSQRWKTEYLHELHKRYKWKHQQRNLQKGDFVIIKDELLPPCEWKMGRIEEVHLGKDKRVRVADIRTASGTITRPVVKLCMLPLCDKSVD; encoded by the exons atgggttcCCAGATTTGCACTAGATTCGACCATGAATCAGACAATCTTATGAGTGTTTGCAGTAAATTTTCAAGTATTGGTTGCGATGACTTGACCGAATCTCTTCTGGAGACAAAACTGCAAACGTTAGAAGAAGATTGGCAATCGCTGGCCAATGAAGGCGTTTATTTGGCGGATGAGGGAGTAGTCAATGTAAAGTTCAAGGAAGATGCGAAATCAAAGTTTGAAATTTGTAGGGATAGATATCAGGAAACTAAGGCTGAAATgatggattttattaaaatttctaaggCATCAGCCGAAAATGCTAAAAGAGAAAGTGGACCCGCTCACTCCTCTGCAATTGATCCATCTAGTTACTATCCCATGAACATAACGTATGAGGCACCAGATATGGGTATCAGCGTCCCACCGTGCGATGCACCCGACTTTCATGGCTCCTATGAAGAGTGGCCTTCATTTAGAGATATGTTCAGTGCTGTATACATTAGCAAAGTAAGAATGCCGGACGTTCAAAAGTTATTGTATTTAAGAAGAAAGGCAAAAGGTGAAGCAAGctctattgtaaataaatatccaCTAACGAACGAAGGTTTTTCATTGGCATGGAGTGCTTTACGAGCACG AAATTCCACAGTGAACGCTTTTCATGCGGAGCCTGTAAATATTGTTAATGACCAAATAAAGGAAAATTCAGTTTCATCAGAAGAGTCATGCGATCCCGGATCGTCAAGACAGGCAATGAGGACAAATACACATTTGTCGGTAAATCAAGATGAAATTTTACTTCCAACAGCTCTTGTTCAAATTCTACATTGTGGTGAGCCATTCACAATCAGAGCTCTGATAGATTCAGGTTCAAAGAGATCTTTCTTGACTCGTAGAATTACTAAGAGATTAAATATGAAGACTGAAAATGCGAATTTCGAAATTTGCGGTTTGGGGGGTACTGTAGTAGCGAATGCTGATAAAGTAAGCACCATTACTTTATACGACAAACAGCATGACTTTAAACTAAATGCTAGTGTCATAATTGTTTCCAATTTGACTAATTTAATGCCGAGCAGTACTATATCAATTTCTGATCTTTCCGAGATCAATGAtttaaaactagctgacccaAACTTCTTGCTTTCTCCACAAATTGACATGCTCTTAGGAAGTGATATAATACCTCACATTGCTCTTGAtggtttaaagaaaaatattttaggtaatCTGATTGCTCAGAATTCAATTTATGGCTGGTATATTTACGGTCCATTGAAATTGCACACTATTTCACTAACAGCCATAGATCACATTCCTAAGGAAAACGAGGCGGAAAATATTAGTtcgattttaaagaaattctgGGAATTAGAAGAAATTCCACATATGAAACCACATTCAGAAGCAGATCACTTCTGTGAAATATTGTATAACGAAACTACTTATCGTCAACCAGATGGTAGCTACGTGGTTAAACTTCCATTTAAAAGCGAATTTCCAAAGGCTGTGTTCTTACAGTCATCACGATATATTGCTAAGaaacaatatttacatattGAATCAAAGCTAGAAAAGAATAAGGGACTTATGGAAGTTTATAGTGATATATTGAATGAATATATTTCTCTTGGTCACATGAAAAAATCAAGTTCTCAAGAAATTTATAATGACGGAAAGTTCTTTTCCTATTATTTACCACATCATGCCGTTTTTAGACCCGAAAGTGCTTCAACAAAGGTTCGTGTCGTTTTCAACGGATCACGAAAAACGAAAGGTTCATTTTCTTTGAATGACGTTCTCCACGTCGGACCAACATTACAAGCTGATCTAATGACGATCATTTTAAATTGGCGTTTATATAAGTATGTCTTCAATGGGGACATTGAAAAAATGTATCGCCAAATATTGGTTCATGAATCTGATCGTCCGTATCAAAGAATATTGTTTAGAAGAACTAATTCTAGTCCAATTGAagattttgaattaacaacagtAACTTTCAGTATAGGATGTGCTCCCTATTTGGCTATTCGCACTCTTTTGCAATTAGCGTCAGATTCGGAAAAGGATAGCCCTATGTCTTCAAGAATTCTGAGAAAAGAGACATATGTTGACGACATATTATCAGGGGGCCATTCTTTGTCATCTGCTATGGAAGCtcaaaaacagctgatttacaCTTTAAAATCAACTGGTTTCcctttaaagaaaataacagCAAATCATCCTGATTTATTAGCTCAGATTTCATCTGACAATTTATTAGACgctgaatttttgaaattatacgATTCAAGTTCAACAAAAACATTGGGGATTCGTTGGAATGCTATAAGCGATTCCTTCTCTTATAAAGTACAAGAATTGCCCTTTAATTCCTCAGCAACAAAAAGGCAGATTCTTTCCACAATTGCTAAACTTTTTGACCCCGCAGGATGGCTTACGCCAATTATTATTCAAGCCAAAATTCTTTTACAAGAATTGTGGCAAGATGGGGTTGGCTGGGATGACAATGTTAAACCGCAATTTCTTGCCAAGTGTAACATTTTTACTGATAGTTTGTCGACTATAGAATCCATTACAATTCCTAGGTGGATTAACTACCACCCACAACACAATATCCAGATCCACGGATTCTGTGACGCCTCAGAGCAGAACATTTTTACTGATAGTTTGTCGACTATAGAATCCATTACAATTCCTAGGTGGATTAACTACCACCCACAACACAATATCCAGATCCACGGATTCTGTGACGCCTCAGAGCAGGCTTATTGCGCTACATTATATGTAGTATCAGAAAACTCCGGCGTTAGATATTCACATCTATTAGCTGCGAAAAGCAAAGTTGCCCCCTTGCAACGGATAAGTTTACCTCGTCTTGAGCTATGTGGAGCCCTACTACTTTCGAAGCTCGTAAGGCGAACACTTTTAAATCTACCTTTCAATAGTCCTACACTTTACTTATGGTCTGATTCAACAATTGTGCTTGCCTGGCTACAAAAACCTCCAGCAGTTTGGAAATCGTATGTAGCAAATAGGACAActcaaattattgaaaatgttggtaATGCCATCTGGAATCACGTTCCAACGGATCACAATCCAGCTGATCTTGGCACACGCGGTTGTAAGCCACAAGATCTTGTGGCCAACCCATTGTGGTGGCACGGACCAAAATGGCTCTTGGACTCCCGAGACCACTGGCCCGAATCCAACGTCTTGCCGGAAGTTATTCACGAAAGAAGACAGATTGATGTTTATTCTTTAATACCGGCTGACCATAATTTAATAGATAAATTCTCATCTCTTCCTCGAGCTCTAGCAGTCCTAGCTTATGTTCTCAGGTTCATTAATGCAACCAGAAACAAAGGTACAAAGGCTCAGTATTCAAGTTGGACTCTCAGTCATGCTGAACTTAATGCATctaaaattatgttaataaaattaactcAAAAGATTTACTACACTAGTGAATATCATCAACTCTTGGACTCAAAATCTATTTCAAGAAAAAGTTCTCTACTTACTTTAAATCCATTTCTGGATTCTACCGGAGTTATGCGAGTTAACGGTAGATTAGCAAATTCATCTTTGACCTATGATGAAAGGTATCCTATAATTATACCAAACTCGTCcaatttctgtaaaatatttCTCGATTTTACTCACAAGACTTTAATGCATGCTGACATTTCTCTTATGATGAATGCATTACGAAGCCAGTTCTATATCCCAGGACTTAAACGAGCAGTAAAGAAATGTGTTCACCATTGCTTAATATGCGTTCGTTATAAGCAGCAAGTTAAGTCCCAGATTATGGCTGCTCTTCCCATAGAAAGATGTTCATTTTCCTTACCTTTTACATATACTGGTGTCGATTTCGCTGGCCCATTTCAAATAAAGTCAGGAAATGTTCGAAATTCTCCCTACCTAAAAGGATATGCCTGCGTGTTTGTATGCTTTTCAACAAAAGCCATTCATCTCGAAGCATGCTCCAGTTTATCCTCTGACGCATTTCTTGCAGCGTTCGCCAGGTTCATAGCTAGAAGAGGTCTTCCAAAATGCATTATGTCCGATAATGGTACGAATTTCATCGGTGCAAGTCGATCTTTACGGAAGGagtattctttatttcttaAAAGATCATCTAAATCTATTACCGAGAAATATGCAATTTTGGGATTCGATTGGAAGTTTATTCCACCCAGCGCTCCGCACATGGGAGGTCTTTGGGAGGCCGGAGTAAAGAGTTTTAAGTTACACTTCAAAAAGGTAACCGGAGCTCAAAAGTTCAATTTTGAAGAGTTTTCAACTCTTCTGGCTCGAATTGAGAGTGTGCTCAACTCCAGGCCCATATCCCCAATGTCTGAGGATCCCGAAGATCTTCAAGCCCTAACTCCAGGGCACTTTCTAAGAGGAGCTCCATTATTATTCGCTCCTGAACTACCTGCAGACAACATTTCGATTATTAACAGATGGGAGCGGCTCAAGGCTTTCCACCATCGTTTCAGTCAACGATGGAAAACTGAATATCTCCATGAGCTTCACAAGCGTTATAAATGGAAACATCAACAACGAAATCTGCAGAAAGGTGATTTCGTCATTATCAAAGACGAGCTCCTCCCACCATGTGAATGGAAAATGGGAAGAATTGAAGAAGTTCATTTAGGAAAAGATAAGCGCGTCCGCGTTGCTGACATTCGAACAGCATCTGGTACCATTACTAGACCAGTAGTAAAACTTTGCATGCTTCCGTTATGTGATAAGTCAGTAGATTGA